The Deltaproteobacteria bacterium genome includes a region encoding these proteins:
- the rpsJ gene encoding 30S ribosomal protein S10 has translation MQAQKIRIKLRAYDNRLLDHSVKEIVETAKRTGVRIIGPIPLPTKINKYCVLRSPHVDKKSREQFEIRTHKRLIDILEPNQHAVDALMRLELPAGVDVEIKL, from the coding sequence ATGCAGGCTCAGAAAATAAGAATAAAGTTAAGGGCGTATGACAACAGGCTTTTAGACCATTCTGTAAAAGAGATTGTAGAAACAGCAAAAAGGACAGGGGTAAGAATTATAGGACCCATACCACTTCCCACAAAGATAAATAAGTATTGTGTGCTTCGTTCTCCTCATGTGGATAAAAAGTCTAGAGAACAGTTTGAAATCAGAACACATAAAAGGCTTATTGACATACTGGAGCCAAACCAGCATGCTGTAGATGCACTAATGCGATTGGAACTTCCTGCTGGCGTGGATGTGGAGATAAAATTGTAG
- the rplC gene encoding 50S ribosomal protein L3 has product MLEGILGKKIGMTHIFLENGHDITVTVIKTGPCFVVQKKTVDKEGYNALQVGFCEKKEKRTTKPLSGHFKKAGTKPCYHLKEFRCSDIDAYQNGQAVSGCDIFKVGDFVSVSGRTKGRGFQGVVKRWNFAGGAKTHGSMFNRAPGSIGSSSDPSRTYKGHKHPGHYGNEGLTVENLQIVGVRTDDNVILVRGAVPGPVNGILEVKRSKKKQVTG; this is encoded by the coding sequence ATGTTAGAAGGTATATTAGGCAAAAAGATTGGTATGACTCACATATTTTTAGAAAATGGTCATGATATTACAGTAACTGTTATAAAAACAGGTCCTTGTTTTGTTGTTCAAAAAAAGACAGTGGATAAAGAGGGATATAATGCCCTGCAGGTTGGTTTTTGTGAGAAAAAGGAAAAAAGGACAACAAAGCCTCTTTCAGGTCATTTTAAAAAAGCAGGAACAAAGCCATGCTACCACCTAAAAGAATTCAGGTGCAGTGATATTGATGCATATCAGAATGGTCAGGCGGTCAGCGGTTGTGATATATTTAAAGTTGGAGATTTTGTGAGTGTTTCAGGCAGGACAAAGGGCAGAGGTTTCCAGGGTGTTGTTAAGAGATGGAATTTTGCAGGTGGTGCAAAGACGCATGGCTCAATGTTCAATAGGGCGCCTGGTTCTATAGGTTCAAGTTCTGACCCTTCAAGGACATATAAAGGTCATAAGCACCCTGGACATTACGGCAATGAGGGCTTAACTGTAGAGAACCTCCAGATTGTTGGCGTAAGGACTGATGATAATGTTATACTTGTAAGGGGTGCTGTGCCAGGACCTGTTAACGGTATATTAGAGGTAAAAAGGTCAAAGAAAAAACAGGTAACAGGCTGA
- the rplD gene encoding 50S ribosomal protein L4 — MLLDVIDIDNKKVDTIEIKETLFGEKVNEHLIYDAVRMQMANKRAGTASTKTKGFVSGGGTKPWKQKGTGRARSGSIRSPLWRHGGIVFGPHPRDYSYQIPKKMRREAVRSVILLKLNENKIRVINEINLEQPKTKLVMDILKRLNVTSGLIIISDCNRNLELAARNLQDSKILKTDGLNVYDLLNYDNLIITRSAVEKIQGVFGR; from the coding sequence ATGCTTTTAGATGTCATTGACATAGATAATAAAAAGGTTGATACCATTGAAATAAAAGAAACCCTCTTTGGTGAAAAAGTAAATGAGCATCTCATTTACGATGCAGTAAGGATGCAGATGGCTAATAAAAGGGCAGGAACTGCATCAACAAAGACAAAAGGTTTTGTAAGTGGCGGCGGCACAAAACCGTGGAAGCAGAAGGGAACAGGCAGGGCAAGGTCAGGCTCAATCCGTTCTCCACTGTGGAGACATGGCGGCATTGTCTTTGGTCCTCATCCGCGAGATTACTCTTATCAAATACCAAAAAAGATGAGAAGAGAGGCAGTAAGGTCAGTAATCTTATTAAAACTAAATGAAAATAAGATAAGGGTTATAAATGAAATAAATCTGGAGCAACCTAAAACAAAACTTGTAATGGATATTTTGAAAAGATTAAATGTAACATCAGGTTTGATAATTATTAGTGATTGTAACAGAAATCTGGAGCTTGCAGCAAGAAATTTACAAGACAGCAAGATTCTTAAGACAGACGGCTTAAATGTATATGACCTTTTAAATTACGATAACTTAATTATCACAAGGTCTGCTGTTGAAAAGATACAGGGGGTGTTTGGAAGGTGA
- the rplW gene encoding 50S ribosomal protein L23 gives MTSAYNIIKGTVITEKSTQKRTESNQVIFWVDVKANKSEIKKAVEKAFSVNVLDVNTIKMPGKVKRLGRHSGRTSIRKKAYVTLKEGDKIEFFEAA, from the coding sequence ATAACAAGTGCATACAATATAATTAAGGGGACTGTTATAACTGAAAAAAGTACACAGAAAAGGACAGAGTCAAATCAGGTTATTTTCTGGGTTGATGTTAAGGCAAATAAAAGTGAGATTAAAAAGGCTGTAGAGAAGGCATTTAGTGTGAATGTCCTTGATGTTAATACAATAAAAATGCCCGGTAAAGTTAAGAGGCTCGGCAGGCATTCAGGCAGGACATCTATTAGAAAAAAGGCGTATGTAACACTGAAAGAGGGAGATAAAATAGAATTTTTTGAAGCAGCGTGA
- the rplB gene encoding 50S ribosomal protein L2, with product MPVKTYKPTSPAMRKMTTLTFDEITKDKPEESLLKPLRRTGGRNSSGRITSRWMGGGHKRMYRIIDFKRDKRDVPSKVASIEYDPNRSARIALLHYTDGEKKYILAPVELKVGDTVTAGTNADIRAGNALPIKSIPVGTFIHNIELKIGKGGQMVRSAGGYAQLMAKEGKYSQIKLPSGEVRYVLQDCYATIGQLGNLDHENVVIGKAGRNRWLGRNPRVRGVAMNPVDHPHGGGEGKSKGGNHPQSPWGTPTKGFKTRRNKATDKYIVSRRKK from the coding sequence ATGCCAGTAAAAACATATAAACCAACATCACCAGCTATGAGAAAGATGACCACCTTAACCTTTGATGAGATAACAAAGGATAAGCCGGAGGAATCGCTTCTTAAGCCGCTGAGGAGAACAGGCGGCAGAAATTCAAGTGGCAGGATTACAAGCAGGTGGATGGGCGGCGGTCATAAAAGGATGTACAGGATTATTGACTTTAAAAGGGATAAAAGAGATGTCCCATCTAAAGTTGCATCAATTGAGTATGACCCAAATCGTTCTGCAAGGATTGCTTTGCTACACTATACAGATGGTGAAAAGAAATACATACTTGCCCCTGTTGAGTTAAAAGTTGGAGATACGGTAACTGCAGGTACGAATGCTGATATAAGGGCAGGGAATGCATTGCCTATTAAATCCATCCCTGTCGGAACATTCATACATAATATTGAACTAAAGATTGGCAAGGGTGGACAGATGGTTCGGTCCGCAGGTGGTTATGCACAACTTATGGCAAAGGAAGGCAAGTATTCTCAAATAAAACTGCCATCAGGTGAGGTAAGGTATGTCCTGCAGGATTGTTACGCAACCATAGGACAACTCGGTAACCTTGACCATGAGAATGTTGTTATAGGCAAGGCAGGCAGAAACAGGTGGCTGGGTCGTAATCCGCGGGTCAGAGGTGTTGCTATGAACCCTGTTGACCATCCGCATGGCGGTGGTGAGGGTAAAAGCAAAGGCGGTAATCATCCGCAGAGTCCATGGGGGACGCCTACAAAGGGCTTCAAGACCAGACGAAACAAGGCAACAGACAAGTATATTGTGAGCAGGAGGAAGAAATAA
- the rplV gene encoding 50S ribosomal protein L22: MEAKAILRYLRVSPQKARLVVDMIRGKNIQDAVDILNFTQKACARDVLKLVKSAAANAENTKNMDMDKLYVKKAVVDGGPVMKRVNPKAMGRANTVRKRTSHITVVLEELKS; the protein is encoded by the coding sequence ATGGAAGCAAAGGCAATATTACGATATTTGAGGGTGAGTCCTCAGAAGGCAAGACTTGTTGTTGATATGATAAGGGGTAAGAATATTCAGGATGCAGTAGATATTCTTAATTTCACCCAAAAAGCCTGTGCAAGAGATGTTTTGAAATTAGTAAAAAGTGCTGCTGCAAATGCCGAAAATACAAAGAACATGGATATGGACAAATTGTATGTTAAAAAGGCAGTTGTTGATGGCGGCCCAGTAATGAAAAGGGTGAATCCAAAGGCAATGGGCAGGGCAAATACAGTCAGAAAAAGGACAAGTCATATAACGGTAGTGCTAGAAGAGTTAAAGAGTTAA
- the rpsC gene encoding 30S ribosomal protein S3, protein MGQKVHPIGLRLGIIKQWNSIWYEDKNYAKLLHEDIKIRRFLKEKLYHAGVARIDIERASESIKAIIHTARPGIVIGKKGAEIDILKKDVVKFAGKNIEIDIQEIRKPDLDAQLVAESVALQLERRVTFRRAMKKAVTTSLKMGAKGIKILCAGRLGGAEIARTEWYREGRVPLHTLRADIDYGFAEAKTTYGIIGVKTWIFKGEVLPQVHGAAEGGVK, encoded by the coding sequence TTGGGTCAAAAGGTGCATCCAATAGGTTTGAGATTAGGGATAATTAAACAGTGGAACTCAATATGGTATGAGGATAAGAATTATGCGAAACTACTGCATGAGGATATTAAAATTCGCAGGTTTCTAAAAGAGAAATTGTATCATGCAGGAGTTGCCAGGATTGATATAGAAAGGGCATCAGAGAGTATCAAGGCAATTATTCATACTGCAAGACCAGGTATAGTCATAGGCAAAAAAGGGGCAGAGATAGATATACTTAAAAAAGATGTTGTAAAATTTGCCGGCAAGAATATTGAGATAGATATTCAGGAGATAAGAAAACCAGATTTGGATGCTCAACTTGTTGCTGAAAGTGTCGCACTCCAGTTGGAAAGAAGGGTAACATTCAGAAGGGCAATGAAAAAGGCTGTAACAACATCACTTAAGATGGGCGCTAAGGGTATAAAGATATTATGCGCCGGAAGACTTGGCGGTGCTGAGATAGCAAGAACAGAATGGTATAGAGAAGGCAGGGTCCCGCTTCATACACTGCGGGCTGATATAGATTATGGTTTTGCAGAGGCAAAGACAACATACGGTATTATAGGGGTAAAGACATGGATATTTAAAGGGGAGGTTCTTCCGCAGGTTCATGGTGCAGCAGAGGGAGGAGTAAAATAA
- the rplP gene encoding 50S ribosomal protein L16 gives MLMPKRTKFRKQQRGKRRGIAISGAELSFGDYGLQATECGWITTRQIEAARIAMTRFIKRGGKIWIRIFPDKPITKKPAETRMGSGKGAPEDWVVVIKPGRILYEMKGVTRDVAGEAFRLASHKLSIATKIVLREGVE, from the coding sequence ATGTTAATGCCTAAAAGAACAAAATTCAGAAAGCAGCAGAGGGGCAAGAGAAGAGGTATTGCAATTTCAGGGGCCGAACTAAGTTTTGGCGATTATGGACTACAGGCTACAGAATGTGGATGGATTACAACAAGGCAGATAGAGGCTGCGAGGATTGCTATGACCCGTTTCATTAAAAGGGGCGGCAAGATATGGATAAGGATATTTCCTGATAAACCGATAACAAAAAAACCCGCTGAGACAAGGATGGGCAGCGGCAAGGGTGCGCCTGAAGATTGGGTTGTGGTTATTAAGCCCGGCAGGATACTTTATGAGATGAAGGGCGTTACCAGAGATGTTGCTGGAGAGGCGTTCAGACTTGCATCTCATAAACTTTCCATTGCAACAAAAATTGTATTAAGAGAAGGTGTTGAATAA
- the rpmC gene encoding 50S ribosomal protein L29 has protein sequence MKTGEIREMTGDELSRREMDLKKELFVLKVQNASGQAENPIRIRHIRRDIARVKTIARQKDKKAGS, from the coding sequence GTGAAGACAGGGGAGATTAGAGAAATGACAGGTGATGAACTATCCCGAAGGGAGATGGACTTAAAAAAGGAACTGTTTGTCTTGAAAGTGCAGAATGCATCAGGTCAGGCAGAAAATCCGATAAGGATAAGACATATAAGGCGGGATATTGCAAGGGTAAAGACTATAGCAAGGCAGAAAGATAAGAAGGCAGGGAGTTAA
- the rpsQ gene encoding 30S ribosomal protein S17 — protein MENKRRIRKTRMGTVISDKMGKTVVVSVENLVKHPLYGKYIKKRVKFMAHDEKNDCKIGDKVLIVESRPISKNKVWRVKEVLERATV, from the coding sequence ATGGAAAACAAAAGAAGGATAAGAAAAACAAGGATGGGTACTGTAATCAGCGATAAAATGGGCAAAACAGTTGTGGTGTCTGTTGAAAATCTTGTGAAACATCCGTTGTATGGAAAGTATATCAAAAAACGGGTAAAATTTATGGCACATGATGAGAAAAATGACTGTAAAATTGGCGACAAGGTTTTGATTGTAGAGTCAAGACCTATTAGTAAGAATAAGGTCTGGAGGGTAAAAGAGGTGCTTGAGAGGGCAACTGTATGA
- the rplN gene encoding 50S ribosomal protein L14, with the protein MIQMRSILTVADNSGAQKVSCIKVLGGTRKRYARIGDIIIVSVKEAIPHGKVKKGDVARGVLVRAIKETKRLDGSYIKFDDNSIVLINKDNEPIGTRIFGPVARELRAKRFMKIVSLAPEVL; encoded by the coding sequence ATGATACAGATGAGAAGTATTTTAACTGTGGCTGATAATTCAGGTGCGCAAAAGGTTTCATGTATAAAGGTTCTGGGCGGCACCAGGAAAAGGTATGCACGAATCGGCGATATTATTATAGTATCTGTCAAAGAGGCTATTCCTCATGGCAAGGTTAAAAAAGGGGATGTTGCGAGGGGTGTTCTTGTACGTGCTATAAAGGAAACAAAAAGACTAGACGGTTCCTATATAAAGTTTGACGATAATTCTATAGTCCTTATAAATAAGGATAATGAACCGATAGGCACACGAATCTTTGGCCCTGTTGCTAGAGAACTTAGAGCAAAGAGATTTATGAAGATTGTCTCACTGGCACCTGAAGTATTGTAA
- a CDS encoding 50S ribosomal protein L24, protein MQVAKYKIKKNDQVMIITGREKGKTGRVIMVIPDNAKVVIEKLNIVKRHTKASAKTKQGGIIEKEAPVSISNVMLICERCKGPVRVGRKILEDGKKVRYCKKCGEVLEK, encoded by the coding sequence ATGCAGGTTGCAAAATATAAGATAAAAAAGAATGATCAGGTAATGATTATCACTGGAAGAGAAAAGGGTAAGACAGGGAGGGTTATAATGGTAATCCCCGATAATGCAAAGGTGGTTATTGAAAAACTCAATATTGTAAAAAGACATACCAAAGCCTCTGCAAAAACAAAGCAGGGCGGAATTATTGAGAAGGAAGCACCTGTATCCATTTCAAATGTGATGCTTATTTGCGAAAGATGTAAAGGACCTGTTAGAGTTGGCAGAAAGATTTTAGAAGATGGCAAGAAAGTAAGATACTGCAAGAAATGCGGAGAGGTATTGGAGAAATAA